A stretch of Zootoca vivipara chromosome 13, rZooViv1.1, whole genome shotgun sequence DNA encodes these proteins:
- the LOC118094346 gene encoding zymogen granule membrane protein 16: MSVSILLSLLLWDVVSGSPAQASSSSYSGEYGGSSGEHFDQSSNQLDGPITALRIQANNKYILSIQVRYGSLWSRIEGNPSGSKSVMPLFPGEGIVQVLGRFGSFVEYIAFRTNLGRVFDYGDGSGLGVAFDAEPLFPNTVLRYISGRSGPLVSAVGFHWDKEEGIGGWDQSTLAPHQE; this comes from the exons ATGTCGGTGTCCATTCTCCTGAGCCTCCTCCTCTGGGATGTTGTGTCTGGTAGTCCAG cccaggcaagtTCCTCGTCTTACTCCGGAGAAtatggtggcagcagtggggaacATTTTGACCAGTCCAGCAACCAGCTGGATGGCCCCATAACAGCTCTGAGGATCCAGGCAAACAACAAGTATATACTGAG CATTCAGGTTCGCTACGGCAGCCTGTGGTCCAGGATTGAAGGGAACCCCTCGGGGAGCAAGTCCGTGATGCCGCTGTTTCCTGGAGAAGGCATCGTGCAAGTCTTGGGCCGCTTTGGAAGCTTTGTGGAGTATATTGCCTTCCGCACCAACCTCGGCCGTGTCTTTGACTACGGGGATGGCTCTGGTTTGGGGGTTGCCTTTGACGCTGAGCCTTTGTTCCCAAACACCGTCCTGCGCTACATCAGTGGCCGCTCTGGGCCTTTGGTCAGCGCTGTCGGGTTCCACTGGGACAAAGAAGAAGGAATTGGAGGGTGGGATCAATCCACCCTCGCCCCACACCAAGAATAA
- the LOC118094342 gene encoding uncharacterized protein LOC118094342 isoform X2 codes for MAMSGEGDPPPGQREGILQQFYADRVFLSGDKGWRVGKNFLVVKSMVEKMVKWAYESSSGLYPNDPIPVGSHREGLHLQVEGSSNDFDFLIPARYNPKLALESGAIAKEPGSYEKKLPTYIFREQGVPVFRWGTKVLVDLEAFGEKYVEVHCHRQAARLEDEDDEEDLDVLDECKESLTHHHLDPVQILEDFHRHIEITLDPDPVFWQKLFRSRIPKIDNSMRQNITLEALDLESPAIQLVFHEGTETVPVKLVPAIQGAFKLSNQWLREDLAHLSDWWDGDLANEKKSFLRKAAIVQQVGPELIAKGGFWRLSFSHAEAVILEDVDADGGQRRAALRLLKFVNVTKWTPEYGKILTSYHLKTILLWCCEIYPQKEQWETLLSSLEALLRLLRHTLAKRNLPHYFLQPVNLFSRHYKSSSSTYGPLALEVLCREVEVMLADPVGYLLPDHEQQDRCAGVEFEEKMAALWEFKESHQEDLKELKRMQDEHMYEEVEISKA; via the exons ATGGCAATGAGCGGGGAGGGGGATCCTCCTCCCGGCCAGAGAGAGGGGATCTTGCAGCAGTTCTATGCCGACAGGGTCTTCCTGTCCGGGGATAAAGGCTGGAGGGTCGGGAAGAATTTCTTGGTGGTGAAAAGCATGGTGGAGAAGATGGTCAAATGGGCCTACGAATCCAGCAGCGGGCTCTACCCCAACGACCCCATCCCGGTCGGCAGCCACAGGGAAGGGCTGCACCTTCAAGTGGAGGGGAGTTCCAACGATTTCGACTTCCTCATCCCCGCGAGGTATAACCCCAAGCTGGCGCTCGAAAGTGGGGCCATCGCCAAGGAGCCTGGCAGCTATGAAAAGAAGCTGCCAACCTACATTTTCCGCGAGCAAGGGGTGCCCGTGTTTCGCTGGGGCACCAAAGTCCTTGTGGACCTGGAGGCTTTCGGGGAGAAGTACGTGGAAGTCCACTGCCACCGGCAAGCGGCGCGCCTGGAGGATGAGGACGACGAGGAAGACCTGGATGTCTTAGATGAGTGCAAG GAGAGCCTCACCCACCACCACCTGGACCCGGTTCAAATCTTGGAGGACTTTCACCGACATATAGAAATCACCTTGGACCCAG ATCCTGTTTTCTGGCAAAAACTCTTCCGCTCCCGCATACCCAAGATAGACAACAGCATGAGAC AGAACATCACACTGGAGGCCCTGGATTTGGAGAGTCCTGCCATCCAGTTGGTTTTCCATGAAGGGACTGAGACTGTCCCAGTGAAGCTGGTCCCTGCCATCCAGGGAGCCTTCAAGCTCTCCAACCAGTGGCTGAGAGAAGACCTCGCCCACCTTTCCGACTGGTGGGATGGGGACCTGGCCAACGAAAAGAAAAGCTTTCTCCGGAAAGCAGCCATCGTTCAGCAAGTTGGACCAGAGCTGATAGCCAAGGGAGGATTTTGGAG GCTCTCTTTCAGCCATGCCGAGGCTGTGATTCTTGAGGATGTTGACGCTGATGGCgggcagaggagggcagcttTGAGACTGCTCAAGTTTGTCAACGTGACAAAATGGACGCCAGAGTACGGCAAAATCTTGACTTCCTACCATCTCAAG ACCATTTTGCTGTGGTGCTGTGAAATCTACCCGCAGAAGGAACAGTGGGAGACTCTACTGTCCTCCCTGGAAGCCCTCCTGAGGCTCCTACGCCACACCCTCGCCAAGAGAAACCTCCCGCACTACTTCCTGCAGCCTGTCAACCTCTTCAGCAGGCACTACAAATCCAGCAGCTCCACCTATGGCCCCTTGGCCTTGGAGGTCCTGTGCCGTGAGGTCGAAGTGATGCTGGCCGACCCCGTGGGATACCTTCTGCCGGATCACGAACAGCAGGACCGCTGTGCCGGTGTAGAGTTTGAGGAGAAGATGGCGGCTCTCTGGGAGTTTAAAGAAAGTCACCAGGAAGATCTGAAGGAGCTGAAGAGGATGCAGGATGAACATATGTATGAGGAGGTAGAAATATCCAAAGCGTAA
- the LOC118094342 gene encoding uncharacterized protein LOC118094342 isoform X1, whose amino-acid sequence MAMSGEGDPPPGQREGILQQFYADRVFLSGDKGWRVGKNFLVVKSMVEKMVKWAYESSSGLYPNDPIPVGSHREGLHLQVEGSSNDFDFLIPARYNPKLALESGAIAKEPGSYEKKLPTYIFREQGVPVFRWGTKVLVDLEAFGEKYVEVHCHRQAARLEDEDDEEDLDVLDECKESLTHHHLDPVQILEDFHRHIEITLDPEYTHPRQNDPVFWQKLFRSRIPKIDNSMRQNITLEALDLESPAIQLVFHEGTETVPVKLVPAIQGAFKLSNQWLREDLAHLSDWWDGDLANEKKSFLRKAAIVQQVGPELIAKGGFWRLSFSHAEAVILEDVDADGGQRRAALRLLKFVNVTKWTPEYGKILTSYHLKTILLWCCEIYPQKEQWETLLSSLEALLRLLRHTLAKRNLPHYFLQPVNLFSRHYKSSSSTYGPLALEVLCREVEVMLADPVGYLLPDHEQQDRCAGVEFEEKMAALWEFKESHQEDLKELKRMQDEHMYEEVEISKA is encoded by the exons ATGGCAATGAGCGGGGAGGGGGATCCTCCTCCCGGCCAGAGAGAGGGGATCTTGCAGCAGTTCTATGCCGACAGGGTCTTCCTGTCCGGGGATAAAGGCTGGAGGGTCGGGAAGAATTTCTTGGTGGTGAAAAGCATGGTGGAGAAGATGGTCAAATGGGCCTACGAATCCAGCAGCGGGCTCTACCCCAACGACCCCATCCCGGTCGGCAGCCACAGGGAAGGGCTGCACCTTCAAGTGGAGGGGAGTTCCAACGATTTCGACTTCCTCATCCCCGCGAGGTATAACCCCAAGCTGGCGCTCGAAAGTGGGGCCATCGCCAAGGAGCCTGGCAGCTATGAAAAGAAGCTGCCAACCTACATTTTCCGCGAGCAAGGGGTGCCCGTGTTTCGCTGGGGCACCAAAGTCCTTGTGGACCTGGAGGCTTTCGGGGAGAAGTACGTGGAAGTCCACTGCCACCGGCAAGCGGCGCGCCTGGAGGATGAGGACGACGAGGAAGACCTGGATGTCTTAGATGAGTGCAAG GAGAGCCTCACCCACCACCACCTGGACCCGGTTCAAATCTTGGAGGACTTTCACCGACATATAGAAATCACCTTGGACCCAG AGTACACCCATCCCCGGCAAAATG ATCCTGTTTTCTGGCAAAAACTCTTCCGCTCCCGCATACCCAAGATAGACAACAGCATGAGAC AGAACATCACACTGGAGGCCCTGGATTTGGAGAGTCCTGCCATCCAGTTGGTTTTCCATGAAGGGACTGAGACTGTCCCAGTGAAGCTGGTCCCTGCCATCCAGGGAGCCTTCAAGCTCTCCAACCAGTGGCTGAGAGAAGACCTCGCCCACCTTTCCGACTGGTGGGATGGGGACCTGGCCAACGAAAAGAAAAGCTTTCTCCGGAAAGCAGCCATCGTTCAGCAAGTTGGACCAGAGCTGATAGCCAAGGGAGGATTTTGGAG GCTCTCTTTCAGCCATGCCGAGGCTGTGATTCTTGAGGATGTTGACGCTGATGGCgggcagaggagggcagcttTGAGACTGCTCAAGTTTGTCAACGTGACAAAATGGACGCCAGAGTACGGCAAAATCTTGACTTCCTACCATCTCAAG ACCATTTTGCTGTGGTGCTGTGAAATCTACCCGCAGAAGGAACAGTGGGAGACTCTACTGTCCTCCCTGGAAGCCCTCCTGAGGCTCCTACGCCACACCCTCGCCAAGAGAAACCTCCCGCACTACTTCCTGCAGCCTGTCAACCTCTTCAGCAGGCACTACAAATCCAGCAGCTCCACCTATGGCCCCTTGGCCTTGGAGGTCCTGTGCCGTGAGGTCGAAGTGATGCTGGCCGACCCCGTGGGATACCTTCTGCCGGATCACGAACAGCAGGACCGCTGTGCCGGTGTAGAGTTTGAGGAGAAGATGGCGGCTCTCTGGGAGTTTAAAGAAAGTCACCAGGAAGATCTGAAGGAGCTGAAGAGGATGCAGGATGAACATATGTATGAGGAGGTAGAAATATCCAAAGCGTAA